From one Oncorhynchus clarkii lewisi isolate Uvic-CL-2024 chromosome 6, UVic_Ocla_1.0, whole genome shotgun sequence genomic stretch:
- the LOC139411325 gene encoding autophagy-related protein 13 isoform X7: MMDSDLSPQDKKDLDKFIKFFALKTVQVIVQARLGEKVCTRSLSSPTGSDWFNLAIKDIPEVTHEAKKALSGQLPGIGRSMCVEISLKTSEGDSMELETWCLEMNEKCDKDIKVSYTVYNRLSLLLKSLLAITRVTPAYKLSRKQGHDYVILYRIYFGEVQLTGLGEGFQTVRVGVVGTPIGTITLSCAYRTNLAFMSTRQFERTAPIMGIIIDHFVERPFGNMGHMRPCNYRAPGEDEGAYNGVEDSQEVCTTSFSTSPPSQPPVLVGAADFCHPSTLNAANPHQVTTQMGIPGKEGGVPQQVPVQPCHGAQAEHGRVSSCPPADHVPATPSSSGEGAETLSRSIEVKGVSPCDVLETTFTRKVGAFVNKPGTQVTTASLDLPFAAFAPRAYDLEENDPMVQPPESPATSSPLQGSLHSQGSGESGGPAQDDFVMVDFKPAFSKDDLLPMDLGTFYREFQNPPQLASLTIDVSSQSMAEDLDSLPEKLAVYEKNIDEFDAFVDTLQ; this comes from the exons ATGATGGACAGTGATCTAAGTCCTCAGGATAAAAAAGACTTGGACAAGTTCATAAAGTTTTTCGCTTTGAAG ACAGTGCAGGTGATAGTCCAAGCGCGACTTGGGGAAAAAGTATGCACACGCTCCTTGTCTTCACCTACTGGCTCTGATTGG TTCAATCTGGCAATCAAAGATATCCCAGAAGTTACACACGAGGCAAAGAAAGCTCTGTCCGGGCAGCTTCCTGGCATCGGACGATCCATGTGTGTTGAGATCTCCCTCAAAACCTCAGAG GGAGACTCAATGGAATTGGAGACATGGTGTCTTGAAATGAACGAGAA GTGTGACAAAGATATTAAGGTGTCCTACACTGTCTACAACCGCCTGTCATTACTGCTCAAGTCACTGCTGGCCATTACAAGGGTAACCCCAGCCTACAAACTCTCACGAAAGCAAGGCCATGACTATGTCATACTGTACAG GATATATTTTGGAGAGGTTCAACTCACAGGATTGGGAGAAG GGTTCCAGACAGTGCGTGTAGGAGTTGTGGGAACTCCCATTGGAACAATCACCTTGTCTTGTGCTTACAGGACAAACCTGGCCTTCATGTCCACCAG GCAGTTTGAGAGGACGGCTCCGATTATGGGCATAATTATTGACCACTTCGTTGAGCGCCCCTTTGGCAACATGGGACACATGCGTCCATGTAACTACAG AGCACCCGGGGAAGATGAAGGAGCATACAATGGGGTGGAAGATTCTCAGGAAGTGTGCACCACGTCCTTCTCCACTTCTCCACCCTCACAA CCTCCTGTTCTTGTCGGAGCTGCTGACTTCTGCCACCCTTCCACCTTAAACGCTGCCAACCCACACCAGGTAACCACCCAG ATGGGAATTCCAGGGAAGGAGGGGGGCGTACCCCAGCAGGTGCCTGTGCAGCCTTGTCATGGTGCCCAGGCAGAGCATGGACGAGTGTCCTCATGCCCCCCCGCTGATCATGTTCCCGCCACTCCCTCCAGCAG TGGCGAGGGTGCAGAGACCTTGTCGAGGAGCATTGAGGTGAAGGGTGTCTCTCCCTGTGATGTACTGGAGACCACCTTCACCAGGAAAGTGGGTGCCTTTGTCAACAAGCCAGGCACACAG GTAACCACAGCAAGCCTGGACTTACCATTTGCAGCGTTTGCTCCCAGAGCCTATGACCTCGAGGAAAATGACCCTATG GTTCAGCCGCCGGAGTCCCCAGCCACGTCCTCTCCCCTGCAGGGCAGTTTACACTCCCAGGGCTCTGGTGAGAGTGGTGGCCCGGCACAGGACGACTTTGTTATGGTGGACTTT AAGCCTGCGTTCTCTAAGGATGACCTGCTTCCCATGGACCTTGGCACATTCTACAGAGAGTTCCAGAACCCCCCACAGCTCGCCAGCCTCACTATTGATGTCAGTTCTCAGTCCATGGCAGAAGACCTG GACTCTCTTCCCGAAAAACTTGCAGTATACGAGAAGAACATTGATGAATTTGATGCATTTGTGGACACATTGCAGTAG
- the LOC139411325 gene encoding autophagy-related protein 13 isoform X8 — translation MMDSDLSPQDKKDLDKFIKFFALKTVQVIVQARLGEKVCTRSLSSPTGSDWFNLAIKDIPEVTHEAKKALSGQLPGIGRSMCVEISLKTSEGDSMELETWCLEMNEKCDKDIKVSYTVYNRLSLLLKSLLAITRVTPAYKLSRKQGHDYVILYRIYFGEVQLTGLGEGFQTVRVGVVGTPIGTITLSCAYRTNLAFMSTRQFERTAPIMGIIIDHFVERPFGNMGHMRPCNYRAPGEDEGAYNGVEDSQEVCTTSFSTSPPSQPPVLVGAADFCHPSTLNAANPHQMGIPGKEGGVPQQVPVQPCHGAQAEHGRVSSCPPADHVPATPSSSGEGAETLSRSIEVKGVSPCDVLETTFTRKVGAFVNKPGTQVTTASLDLPFAAFAPRAYDLEENDPMVQPPESPATSSPLQGSLHSQGSGESGGPAQDDFVMVDFKPAFSKDDLLPMDLGTFYREFQNPPQLASLTIDVSSQSMAEDLDSLPEKLAVYEKNIDEFDAFVDTLQ, via the exons ATGATGGACAGTGATCTAAGTCCTCAGGATAAAAAAGACTTGGACAAGTTCATAAAGTTTTTCGCTTTGAAG ACAGTGCAGGTGATAGTCCAAGCGCGACTTGGGGAAAAAGTATGCACACGCTCCTTGTCTTCACCTACTGGCTCTGATTGG TTCAATCTGGCAATCAAAGATATCCCAGAAGTTACACACGAGGCAAAGAAAGCTCTGTCCGGGCAGCTTCCTGGCATCGGACGATCCATGTGTGTTGAGATCTCCCTCAAAACCTCAGAG GGAGACTCAATGGAATTGGAGACATGGTGTCTTGAAATGAACGAGAA GTGTGACAAAGATATTAAGGTGTCCTACACTGTCTACAACCGCCTGTCATTACTGCTCAAGTCACTGCTGGCCATTACAAGGGTAACCCCAGCCTACAAACTCTCACGAAAGCAAGGCCATGACTATGTCATACTGTACAG GATATATTTTGGAGAGGTTCAACTCACAGGATTGGGAGAAG GGTTCCAGACAGTGCGTGTAGGAGTTGTGGGAACTCCCATTGGAACAATCACCTTGTCTTGTGCTTACAGGACAAACCTGGCCTTCATGTCCACCAG GCAGTTTGAGAGGACGGCTCCGATTATGGGCATAATTATTGACCACTTCGTTGAGCGCCCCTTTGGCAACATGGGACACATGCGTCCATGTAACTACAG AGCACCCGGGGAAGATGAAGGAGCATACAATGGGGTGGAAGATTCTCAGGAAGTGTGCACCACGTCCTTCTCCACTTCTCCACCCTCACAA CCTCCTGTTCTTGTCGGAGCTGCTGACTTCTGCCACCCTTCCACCTTAAACGCTGCCAACCCACACCAG ATGGGAATTCCAGGGAAGGAGGGGGGCGTACCCCAGCAGGTGCCTGTGCAGCCTTGTCATGGTGCCCAGGCAGAGCATGGACGAGTGTCCTCATGCCCCCCCGCTGATCATGTTCCCGCCACTCCCTCCAGCAG TGGCGAGGGTGCAGAGACCTTGTCGAGGAGCATTGAGGTGAAGGGTGTCTCTCCCTGTGATGTACTGGAGACCACCTTCACCAGGAAAGTGGGTGCCTTTGTCAACAAGCCAGGCACACAG GTAACCACAGCAAGCCTGGACTTACCATTTGCAGCGTTTGCTCCCAGAGCCTATGACCTCGAGGAAAATGACCCTATG GTTCAGCCGCCGGAGTCCCCAGCCACGTCCTCTCCCCTGCAGGGCAGTTTACACTCCCAGGGCTCTGGTGAGAGTGGTGGCCCGGCACAGGACGACTTTGTTATGGTGGACTTT AAGCCTGCGTTCTCTAAGGATGACCTGCTTCCCATGGACCTTGGCACATTCTACAGAGAGTTCCAGAACCCCCCACAGCTCGCCAGCCTCACTATTGATGTCAGTTCTCAGTCCATGGCAGAAGACCTG GACTCTCTTCCCGAAAAACTTGCAGTATACGAGAAGAACATTGATGAATTTGATGCATTTGTGGACACATTGCAGTAG
- the LOC139411325 gene encoding autophagy-related protein 13 isoform X5 — MMDSDLSPQDKKDLDKFIKFFALKTVQVIVQARLGEKVCTRSLSSPTGSDWFNLAIKDIPEVTHEAKKALSGQLPGIGRSMCVEISLKTSEGDSMELETWCLEMNEKCDKDIKVSYTVYNRLSLLLKSLLAITRVTPAYKLSRKQGHDYVILYRIYFGEVQLTGLGEGFQTVRVGVVGTPIGTITLSCAYRTNLAFMSTRQFERTAPIMGIIIDHFVERPFGNMGHMRPCNYRAPGEDEGAYNGVEDSQEVCTTSFSTSPPSQLYCSRLSYQPPVLVGAADFCHPSTLNAANPHQVTTQMGIPGKEGGVPQQVPVQPCHGAQAEHGRVSSCPPADHVPATPSSSGEGAETLSRSIEVKGVSPCDVLETTFTRKVGAFVNKPGTQVTTASLDLPFAAFAPRAYDLEENDPMVQPPESPATSSPLQGSLHSQGSGESGGPAQDDFVMVDFKPAFSKDDLLPMDLGTFYREFQNPPQLASLTIDVSSQSMAEDLDSLPEKLAVYEKNIDEFDAFVDTLQ, encoded by the exons ATGATGGACAGTGATCTAAGTCCTCAGGATAAAAAAGACTTGGACAAGTTCATAAAGTTTTTCGCTTTGAAG ACAGTGCAGGTGATAGTCCAAGCGCGACTTGGGGAAAAAGTATGCACACGCTCCTTGTCTTCACCTACTGGCTCTGATTGG TTCAATCTGGCAATCAAAGATATCCCAGAAGTTACACACGAGGCAAAGAAAGCTCTGTCCGGGCAGCTTCCTGGCATCGGACGATCCATGTGTGTTGAGATCTCCCTCAAAACCTCAGAG GGAGACTCAATGGAATTGGAGACATGGTGTCTTGAAATGAACGAGAA GTGTGACAAAGATATTAAGGTGTCCTACACTGTCTACAACCGCCTGTCATTACTGCTCAAGTCACTGCTGGCCATTACAAGGGTAACCCCAGCCTACAAACTCTCACGAAAGCAAGGCCATGACTATGTCATACTGTACAG GATATATTTTGGAGAGGTTCAACTCACAGGATTGGGAGAAG GGTTCCAGACAGTGCGTGTAGGAGTTGTGGGAACTCCCATTGGAACAATCACCTTGTCTTGTGCTTACAGGACAAACCTGGCCTTCATGTCCACCAG GCAGTTTGAGAGGACGGCTCCGATTATGGGCATAATTATTGACCACTTCGTTGAGCGCCCCTTTGGCAACATGGGACACATGCGTCCATGTAACTACAG AGCACCCGGGGAAGATGAAGGAGCATACAATGGGGTGGAAGATTCTCAGGAAGTGTGCACCACGTCCTTCTCCACTTCTCCACCCTCACAA ctctactGCTCTCGTCTTTCTTATCAGCCTCCTGTTCTTGTCGGAGCTGCTGACTTCTGCCACCCTTCCACCTTAAACGCTGCCAACCCACACCAGGTAACCACCCAG ATGGGAATTCCAGGGAAGGAGGGGGGCGTACCCCAGCAGGTGCCTGTGCAGCCTTGTCATGGTGCCCAGGCAGAGCATGGACGAGTGTCCTCATGCCCCCCCGCTGATCATGTTCCCGCCACTCCCTCCAGCAG TGGCGAGGGTGCAGAGACCTTGTCGAGGAGCATTGAGGTGAAGGGTGTCTCTCCCTGTGATGTACTGGAGACCACCTTCACCAGGAAAGTGGGTGCCTTTGTCAACAAGCCAGGCACACAG GTAACCACAGCAAGCCTGGACTTACCATTTGCAGCGTTTGCTCCCAGAGCCTATGACCTCGAGGAAAATGACCCTATG GTTCAGCCGCCGGAGTCCCCAGCCACGTCCTCTCCCCTGCAGGGCAGTTTACACTCCCAGGGCTCTGGTGAGAGTGGTGGCCCGGCACAGGACGACTTTGTTATGGTGGACTTT AAGCCTGCGTTCTCTAAGGATGACCTGCTTCCCATGGACCTTGGCACATTCTACAGAGAGTTCCAGAACCCCCCACAGCTCGCCAGCCTCACTATTGATGTCAGTTCTCAGTCCATGGCAGAAGACCTG GACTCTCTTCCCGAAAAACTTGCAGTATACGAGAAGAACATTGATGAATTTGATGCATTTGTGGACACATTGCAGTAG
- the LOC139411325 gene encoding autophagy-related protein 13 isoform X6, whose translation MMDSDLSPQDKKDLDKFIKFFALKTVQVIVQARLGEKVCTRSLSSPTGSDWFNLAIKDIPEVTHEAKKALSGQLPGIGRSMCVEISLKTSEGDSMELETWCLEMNEKCDKDIKVSYTVYNRLSLLLKSLLAITRVTPAYKLSRKQGHDYVILYRIYFGEVQLTGLGEGFQTVRVGVVGTPIGTITLSCAYRTNLAFMSTRQFERTAPIMGIIIDHFVERPFGNMGHMRPCNYRAPGEDEGAYNGVEDSQEVCTTSFSTSPPSQLYCSRLSYQPPVLVGAADFCHPSTLNAANPHQMGIPGKEGGVPQQVPVQPCHGAQAEHGRVSSCPPADHVPATPSSSGEGAETLSRSIEVKGVSPCDVLETTFTRKVGAFVNKPGTQVTTASLDLPFAAFAPRAYDLEENDPMVQPPESPATSSPLQGSLHSQGSGESGGPAQDDFVMVDFKPAFSKDDLLPMDLGTFYREFQNPPQLASLTIDVSSQSMAEDLDSLPEKLAVYEKNIDEFDAFVDTLQ comes from the exons ATGATGGACAGTGATCTAAGTCCTCAGGATAAAAAAGACTTGGACAAGTTCATAAAGTTTTTCGCTTTGAAG ACAGTGCAGGTGATAGTCCAAGCGCGACTTGGGGAAAAAGTATGCACACGCTCCTTGTCTTCACCTACTGGCTCTGATTGG TTCAATCTGGCAATCAAAGATATCCCAGAAGTTACACACGAGGCAAAGAAAGCTCTGTCCGGGCAGCTTCCTGGCATCGGACGATCCATGTGTGTTGAGATCTCCCTCAAAACCTCAGAG GGAGACTCAATGGAATTGGAGACATGGTGTCTTGAAATGAACGAGAA GTGTGACAAAGATATTAAGGTGTCCTACACTGTCTACAACCGCCTGTCATTACTGCTCAAGTCACTGCTGGCCATTACAAGGGTAACCCCAGCCTACAAACTCTCACGAAAGCAAGGCCATGACTATGTCATACTGTACAG GATATATTTTGGAGAGGTTCAACTCACAGGATTGGGAGAAG GGTTCCAGACAGTGCGTGTAGGAGTTGTGGGAACTCCCATTGGAACAATCACCTTGTCTTGTGCTTACAGGACAAACCTGGCCTTCATGTCCACCAG GCAGTTTGAGAGGACGGCTCCGATTATGGGCATAATTATTGACCACTTCGTTGAGCGCCCCTTTGGCAACATGGGACACATGCGTCCATGTAACTACAG AGCACCCGGGGAAGATGAAGGAGCATACAATGGGGTGGAAGATTCTCAGGAAGTGTGCACCACGTCCTTCTCCACTTCTCCACCCTCACAA ctctactGCTCTCGTCTTTCTTATCAGCCTCCTGTTCTTGTCGGAGCTGCTGACTTCTGCCACCCTTCCACCTTAAACGCTGCCAACCCACACCAG ATGGGAATTCCAGGGAAGGAGGGGGGCGTACCCCAGCAGGTGCCTGTGCAGCCTTGTCATGGTGCCCAGGCAGAGCATGGACGAGTGTCCTCATGCCCCCCCGCTGATCATGTTCCCGCCACTCCCTCCAGCAG TGGCGAGGGTGCAGAGACCTTGTCGAGGAGCATTGAGGTGAAGGGTGTCTCTCCCTGTGATGTACTGGAGACCACCTTCACCAGGAAAGTGGGTGCCTTTGTCAACAAGCCAGGCACACAG GTAACCACAGCAAGCCTGGACTTACCATTTGCAGCGTTTGCTCCCAGAGCCTATGACCTCGAGGAAAATGACCCTATG GTTCAGCCGCCGGAGTCCCCAGCCACGTCCTCTCCCCTGCAGGGCAGTTTACACTCCCAGGGCTCTGGTGAGAGTGGTGGCCCGGCACAGGACGACTTTGTTATGGTGGACTTT AAGCCTGCGTTCTCTAAGGATGACCTGCTTCCCATGGACCTTGGCACATTCTACAGAGAGTTCCAGAACCCCCCACAGCTCGCCAGCCTCACTATTGATGTCAGTTCTCAGTCCATGGCAGAAGACCTG GACTCTCTTCCCGAAAAACTTGCAGTATACGAGAAGAACATTGATGAATTTGATGCATTTGTGGACACATTGCAGTAG
- the LOC139411325 gene encoding autophagy-related protein 13 isoform X9 yields the protein MMDSDLSPQDKKDLDKFIKFFALKTVQVIVQARLGEKVCTRSLSSPTGSDWFNLAIKDIPEVTHEAKKALSGQLPGIGRSMCVEISLKTSEGDSMELETWCLEMNEKCDKDIKVSYTVYNRLSLLLKSLLAITRVTPAYKLSRKQGHDYVILYRIYFGEVQLTGLGEGFQTVRVGVVGTPIGTITLSCAYRTNLAFMSTRQFERTAPIMGIIIDHFVERPFGNMGHMRPCNYRAPGEDEGAYNGVEDSQEVCTTSFSTSPPSQMGIPGKEGGVPQQVPVQPCHGAQAEHGRVSSCPPADHVPATPSSSGEGAETLSRSIEVKGVSPCDVLETTFTRKVGAFVNKPGTQVTTASLDLPFAAFAPRAYDLEENDPMVQPPESPATSSPLQGSLHSQGSGESGGPAQDDFVMVDFKPAFSKDDLLPMDLGTFYREFQNPPQLASLTIDVSSQSMAEDLDSLPEKLAVYEKNIDEFDAFVDTLQ from the exons ATGATGGACAGTGATCTAAGTCCTCAGGATAAAAAAGACTTGGACAAGTTCATAAAGTTTTTCGCTTTGAAG ACAGTGCAGGTGATAGTCCAAGCGCGACTTGGGGAAAAAGTATGCACACGCTCCTTGTCTTCACCTACTGGCTCTGATTGG TTCAATCTGGCAATCAAAGATATCCCAGAAGTTACACACGAGGCAAAGAAAGCTCTGTCCGGGCAGCTTCCTGGCATCGGACGATCCATGTGTGTTGAGATCTCCCTCAAAACCTCAGAG GGAGACTCAATGGAATTGGAGACATGGTGTCTTGAAATGAACGAGAA GTGTGACAAAGATATTAAGGTGTCCTACACTGTCTACAACCGCCTGTCATTACTGCTCAAGTCACTGCTGGCCATTACAAGGGTAACCCCAGCCTACAAACTCTCACGAAAGCAAGGCCATGACTATGTCATACTGTACAG GATATATTTTGGAGAGGTTCAACTCACAGGATTGGGAGAAG GGTTCCAGACAGTGCGTGTAGGAGTTGTGGGAACTCCCATTGGAACAATCACCTTGTCTTGTGCTTACAGGACAAACCTGGCCTTCATGTCCACCAG GCAGTTTGAGAGGACGGCTCCGATTATGGGCATAATTATTGACCACTTCGTTGAGCGCCCCTTTGGCAACATGGGACACATGCGTCCATGTAACTACAG AGCACCCGGGGAAGATGAAGGAGCATACAATGGGGTGGAAGATTCTCAGGAAGTGTGCACCACGTCCTTCTCCACTTCTCCACCCTCACAA ATGGGAATTCCAGGGAAGGAGGGGGGCGTACCCCAGCAGGTGCCTGTGCAGCCTTGTCATGGTGCCCAGGCAGAGCATGGACGAGTGTCCTCATGCCCCCCCGCTGATCATGTTCCCGCCACTCCCTCCAGCAG TGGCGAGGGTGCAGAGACCTTGTCGAGGAGCATTGAGGTGAAGGGTGTCTCTCCCTGTGATGTACTGGAGACCACCTTCACCAGGAAAGTGGGTGCCTTTGTCAACAAGCCAGGCACACAG GTAACCACAGCAAGCCTGGACTTACCATTTGCAGCGTTTGCTCCCAGAGCCTATGACCTCGAGGAAAATGACCCTATG GTTCAGCCGCCGGAGTCCCCAGCCACGTCCTCTCCCCTGCAGGGCAGTTTACACTCCCAGGGCTCTGGTGAGAGTGGTGGCCCGGCACAGGACGACTTTGTTATGGTGGACTTT AAGCCTGCGTTCTCTAAGGATGACCTGCTTCCCATGGACCTTGGCACATTCTACAGAGAGTTCCAGAACCCCCCACAGCTCGCCAGCCTCACTATTGATGTCAGTTCTCAGTCCATGGCAGAAGACCTG GACTCTCTTCCCGAAAAACTTGCAGTATACGAGAAGAACATTGATGAATTTGATGCATTTGTGGACACATTGCAGTAG
- the LOC139411325 gene encoding autophagy-related protein 13 isoform X3, which yields MMDSDLSPQDKKDLDKFIKFFALKTVQVIVQARLGEKVCTRSLSSPTGSDWFNLAIKDIPEVTHEAKKALSGQLPGIGRSMCVEISLKTSEGDSMELETWCLEMNEKCDKDIKVSYTVYNRLSLLLKSLLAITRVTPAYKLSRKQGHDYVILYRIYFGEVQLTGLGEGFQTVRVGVVGTPIGTITLSCAYRTNLAFMSTRQFERTAPIMGIIIDHFVERPFGNMGHMRPCNYRAPGEDEGAYNGVEDSQEVCTTSFSTSPPSQCVFTVSKAHLKTPKPAVMDTLKVPMMGLAFSHQPPVLVGAADFCHPSTLNAANPHQVTTQMGIPGKEGGVPQQVPVQPCHGAQAEHGRVSSCPPADHVPATPSSSGEGAETLSRSIEVKGVSPCDVLETTFTRKVGAFVNKPGTQVTTASLDLPFAAFAPRAYDLEENDPMVQPPESPATSSPLQGSLHSQGSGESGGPAQDDFVMVDFKPAFSKDDLLPMDLGTFYREFQNPPQLASLTIDVSSQSMAEDLDSLPEKLAVYEKNIDEFDAFVDTLQ from the exons ATGATGGACAGTGATCTAAGTCCTCAGGATAAAAAAGACTTGGACAAGTTCATAAAGTTTTTCGCTTTGAAG ACAGTGCAGGTGATAGTCCAAGCGCGACTTGGGGAAAAAGTATGCACACGCTCCTTGTCTTCACCTACTGGCTCTGATTGG TTCAATCTGGCAATCAAAGATATCCCAGAAGTTACACACGAGGCAAAGAAAGCTCTGTCCGGGCAGCTTCCTGGCATCGGACGATCCATGTGTGTTGAGATCTCCCTCAAAACCTCAGAG GGAGACTCAATGGAATTGGAGACATGGTGTCTTGAAATGAACGAGAA GTGTGACAAAGATATTAAGGTGTCCTACACTGTCTACAACCGCCTGTCATTACTGCTCAAGTCACTGCTGGCCATTACAAGGGTAACCCCAGCCTACAAACTCTCACGAAAGCAAGGCCATGACTATGTCATACTGTACAG GATATATTTTGGAGAGGTTCAACTCACAGGATTGGGAGAAG GGTTCCAGACAGTGCGTGTAGGAGTTGTGGGAACTCCCATTGGAACAATCACCTTGTCTTGTGCTTACAGGACAAACCTGGCCTTCATGTCCACCAG GCAGTTTGAGAGGACGGCTCCGATTATGGGCATAATTATTGACCACTTCGTTGAGCGCCCCTTTGGCAACATGGGACACATGCGTCCATGTAACTACAG AGCACCCGGGGAAGATGAAGGAGCATACAATGGGGTGGAAGATTCTCAGGAAGTGTGCACCACGTCCTTCTCCACTTCTCCACCCTCACAA tgtgtgttcaCTGTAAGTAAGGCACATTTAAAGACCCCTAAACCTGCAGTGATGGACACTCTGAAAGTCCCCATGATGGGCCTGGCCTTCTCACACCAA CCTCCTGTTCTTGTCGGAGCTGCTGACTTCTGCCACCCTTCCACCTTAAACGCTGCCAACCCACACCAGGTAACCACCCAG ATGGGAATTCCAGGGAAGGAGGGGGGCGTACCCCAGCAGGTGCCTGTGCAGCCTTGTCATGGTGCCCAGGCAGAGCATGGACGAGTGTCCTCATGCCCCCCCGCTGATCATGTTCCCGCCACTCCCTCCAGCAG TGGCGAGGGTGCAGAGACCTTGTCGAGGAGCATTGAGGTGAAGGGTGTCTCTCCCTGTGATGTACTGGAGACCACCTTCACCAGGAAAGTGGGTGCCTTTGTCAACAAGCCAGGCACACAG GTAACCACAGCAAGCCTGGACTTACCATTTGCAGCGTTTGCTCCCAGAGCCTATGACCTCGAGGAAAATGACCCTATG GTTCAGCCGCCGGAGTCCCCAGCCACGTCCTCTCCCCTGCAGGGCAGTTTACACTCCCAGGGCTCTGGTGAGAGTGGTGGCCCGGCACAGGACGACTTTGTTATGGTGGACTTT AAGCCTGCGTTCTCTAAGGATGACCTGCTTCCCATGGACCTTGGCACATTCTACAGAGAGTTCCAGAACCCCCCACAGCTCGCCAGCCTCACTATTGATGTCAGTTCTCAGTCCATGGCAGAAGACCTG GACTCTCTTCCCGAAAAACTTGCAGTATACGAGAAGAACATTGATGAATTTGATGCATTTGTGGACACATTGCAGTAG
- the LOC139411325 gene encoding autophagy-related protein 13 isoform X4: MMDSDLSPQDKKDLDKFIKFFALKTVQVIVQARLGEKVCTRSLSSPTGSDWFNLAIKDIPEVTHEAKKALSGQLPGIGRSMCVEISLKTSEGDSMELETWCLEMNEKCDKDIKVSYTVYNRLSLLLKSLLAITRVTPAYKLSRKQGHDYVILYRIYFGEVQLTGLGEGFQTVRVGVVGTPIGTITLSCAYRTNLAFMSTRQFERTAPIMGIIIDHFVERPFGNMGHMRPCNYRAPGEDEGAYNGVEDSQEVCTTSFSTSPPSQCVFTVSKAHLKTPKPAVMDTLKVPMMGLAFSHQPPVLVGAADFCHPSTLNAANPHQMGIPGKEGGVPQQVPVQPCHGAQAEHGRVSSCPPADHVPATPSSSGEGAETLSRSIEVKGVSPCDVLETTFTRKVGAFVNKPGTQVTTASLDLPFAAFAPRAYDLEENDPMVQPPESPATSSPLQGSLHSQGSGESGGPAQDDFVMVDFKPAFSKDDLLPMDLGTFYREFQNPPQLASLTIDVSSQSMAEDLDSLPEKLAVYEKNIDEFDAFVDTLQ; this comes from the exons ATGATGGACAGTGATCTAAGTCCTCAGGATAAAAAAGACTTGGACAAGTTCATAAAGTTTTTCGCTTTGAAG ACAGTGCAGGTGATAGTCCAAGCGCGACTTGGGGAAAAAGTATGCACACGCTCCTTGTCTTCACCTACTGGCTCTGATTGG TTCAATCTGGCAATCAAAGATATCCCAGAAGTTACACACGAGGCAAAGAAAGCTCTGTCCGGGCAGCTTCCTGGCATCGGACGATCCATGTGTGTTGAGATCTCCCTCAAAACCTCAGAG GGAGACTCAATGGAATTGGAGACATGGTGTCTTGAAATGAACGAGAA GTGTGACAAAGATATTAAGGTGTCCTACACTGTCTACAACCGCCTGTCATTACTGCTCAAGTCACTGCTGGCCATTACAAGGGTAACCCCAGCCTACAAACTCTCACGAAAGCAAGGCCATGACTATGTCATACTGTACAG GATATATTTTGGAGAGGTTCAACTCACAGGATTGGGAGAAG GGTTCCAGACAGTGCGTGTAGGAGTTGTGGGAACTCCCATTGGAACAATCACCTTGTCTTGTGCTTACAGGACAAACCTGGCCTTCATGTCCACCAG GCAGTTTGAGAGGACGGCTCCGATTATGGGCATAATTATTGACCACTTCGTTGAGCGCCCCTTTGGCAACATGGGACACATGCGTCCATGTAACTACAG AGCACCCGGGGAAGATGAAGGAGCATACAATGGGGTGGAAGATTCTCAGGAAGTGTGCACCACGTCCTTCTCCACTTCTCCACCCTCACAA tgtgtgttcaCTGTAAGTAAGGCACATTTAAAGACCCCTAAACCTGCAGTGATGGACACTCTGAAAGTCCCCATGATGGGCCTGGCCTTCTCACACCAA CCTCCTGTTCTTGTCGGAGCTGCTGACTTCTGCCACCCTTCCACCTTAAACGCTGCCAACCCACACCAG ATGGGAATTCCAGGGAAGGAGGGGGGCGTACCCCAGCAGGTGCCTGTGCAGCCTTGTCATGGTGCCCAGGCAGAGCATGGACGAGTGTCCTCATGCCCCCCCGCTGATCATGTTCCCGCCACTCCCTCCAGCAG TGGCGAGGGTGCAGAGACCTTGTCGAGGAGCATTGAGGTGAAGGGTGTCTCTCCCTGTGATGTACTGGAGACCACCTTCACCAGGAAAGTGGGTGCCTTTGTCAACAAGCCAGGCACACAG GTAACCACAGCAAGCCTGGACTTACCATTTGCAGCGTTTGCTCCCAGAGCCTATGACCTCGAGGAAAATGACCCTATG GTTCAGCCGCCGGAGTCCCCAGCCACGTCCTCTCCCCTGCAGGGCAGTTTACACTCCCAGGGCTCTGGTGAGAGTGGTGGCCCGGCACAGGACGACTTTGTTATGGTGGACTTT AAGCCTGCGTTCTCTAAGGATGACCTGCTTCCCATGGACCTTGGCACATTCTACAGAGAGTTCCAGAACCCCCCACAGCTCGCCAGCCTCACTATTGATGTCAGTTCTCAGTCCATGGCAGAAGACCTG GACTCTCTTCCCGAAAAACTTGCAGTATACGAGAAGAACATTGATGAATTTGATGCATTTGTGGACACATTGCAGTAG